The genomic window tCTAGTATAGTGTAATTATGGAGGTAGAAGAGACTTGCATCCTAATTTATAACGATTTTAGAATTTGGATTAGTGGGTACACTACATAAGGAAATACAATATTATACCATTAACGACACTAACTCGAAATCTGGAATCATTTTAGTAATATATAGATAGAGTTaccatataaaaataaattaaaaatccaaattgtAATCTTCAAaccaatataaatatatatacaccatCCTCGTTCATTTGCATAAACATCTTCAtacttcttattttttcttcatacaCAAACATGTTTTCGTCAAGTCGTACATCTACAAGCCTGGTCCGTTTTCAATCTATCATTACATACTCATAATCATATTACTCATTTTATCCTTTGCTAATTCGTTACATATTCGAATGTTTTCTTGCAGACTTGTGGGTTTAAAGTGAACACTAGCTCTCCCGAATGGCACAAGAGCATGACCAAAATCctcaagaaaatcaaaggttttttttctttctataagcatatatatatatcgcaCATTTTTGTCGACTCAAtctcttattctttttatgaTAATGGTTTAGGAGGGAATTTTTGGATAGACGTGGACGAAGGAATGGCATACGTCACGGGTCATGGCGATCCAAACAAGCTATTGAAACTAATGGGTTCAAAGAGAGGAAAAGATGCTGAAATGGCTTTTGTGAAAACCGGAACGcaacatcatcaacatcatcatcatcatgatccCAGTTTTTACAGTCAGAGCTCATACCCCGGCCAATGGGGAGGGTACTACCCTGTTGGCTCGACGATGCAACCTTACCATCAACAATATCCATATTCCGGCGGATATAATAACTACGGTTATTATTAGAGCCCTTATTTATGATGCTTATATAATAACTATATCGAGATCGAGCTAATCCTATTTATTTTTAcctaaattagggttttcagcTTGTATCCgacaaaactgttttttttactagCGGGATGGATATTCTCTCTGCGTTTTATAAGCAGAAGAGATATTCTcagtgtttctttttggtgttttttgtATGAATCCGATGGTATTCATTGATGCTAGGgttcttaattataaaaaccataacataATGGAATGTTTCAAAGCTTTGCATTATTTTTGTGTTAAGGTGCATTATTTACCAGATATCTATGGATAAACAATTGCTTCGGTAGCATCTTTCAAAATGATTTCGTGGAGggatttctctcttttcttagacgaaatgattttttttttatcagattGAGTTTCCATTAAACGTTCTGATAATATTTCTTAGTAGCaaatggattttgtttttaatagcTTATTATTTGTGTAAATCCTTTTGCAATTTAATACTACatagaaagaaacagaatccTTCATTTGTACATATTTGCCATCCGTATCGAAACATTGCCAATGATCAATTCCTAGCTTCACTTGTCCAATATTCGAACCGTTTTCAGAACACAAATGACCTTCTGAATAAGCATCACCTTTAAGAAAATGCTCT from Arabidopsis thaliana chromosome 3, partial sequence includes these protein-coding regions:
- a CDS encoding metal ion-binding protein (unknown protein; BEST Arabidopsis thaliana protein match is: unknown protein (TAIR:AT5G66370.1); Has 19 Blast hits to 19 proteins in 4 species: Archae - 0; Bacteria - 0; Metazoa - 2; Fungi - 0; Plants - 17; Viruses - 0; Other Eukaryotes - 0 (source: NCBI BLink).) — protein: MFSSSRTSTSLTCGFKVNTSSPEWHKSMTKILKKIKGGNFWIDVDEGMAYVTGHGDPNKLLKLMGSKRGKDAEMAFVKTGTQHHQHHHHHDPSFYSQSSYPGQWGGYYPVGSTMQPYHQQYPYSGGYNNYGYY